The proteins below come from a single Miscanthus floridulus cultivar M001 chromosome 1, ASM1932011v1, whole genome shotgun sequence genomic window:
- the LOC136489801 gene encoding uncharacterized protein isoform X2 produces the protein MLKEIRQLKEHSRMQDKVIEELKNNQWHHENQEATMGNCTRSDHYNSQNQAVLSKRKRVHCVAPNQNNGFLEHRDELNKETCESKYSDDDGLLLSTRSKTTKKQKGHHGGPGEIMTIAHQEVAHDKVTCNKR, from the exons ATGTTGAAGGAAATAAGGCAACTCAAAGAGCATTCTAGAATGCAAGACAAAGTTATTGAAGAACTAAAAAACAATCAATGGCACCATGAGAACCAAGAAGCAACAATG GGAAATTGTACTAGGAGTGATCATTACAATTCTCAGAATCAAGCGGTGCTTTCTAAAAGAAAG AGAGTTCACTGTGTTGCACCCAACCAGAATAATGGATTCCTTGAACACAGGGATGAATTG AATAAAGAAACATGTGAGTCTAAATATAGTGATGATGATGGTCTACTTTTATCCACCAGAAGTAAaacaacaaagaaacaaaag GGTCATCATGGAGGGCCTGGAGAGATTATGACCATTGCACACCAGGAGGTGGCTCATGACAAGGTTACATGCAACAAGCGTTAA
- the LOC136489801 gene encoding uncharacterized protein isoform X1, translated as MVVTVMLVPKIGEKLRKTMQKTIIQFIQTKFLYPHSCEKWILKSIGRDWRKYKATLKKTLFNPKKKKSVLNKRCLDDIDEDQWKSLVKYWKSSEGQTLSEKDKISCEMKKTTHTAGTKSYARWSKDMRQTDPEKIAT; from the exons ATGGTGGTTACTGTCATGTTGGTGCCAAAGATTGGAGAGAAGTTAAGAAAAACGATGCAGAAAACCATAATTCAATTCATCCAG ACAAAGTTCTTATATCCTCATTCATGTGAGAAATGGATATTGAAATCAAttggaagagattggagaaaaTACAAGGCAACATTAAAAAAGACACTATTTAATCCAAAGAAGAAAAAGTCTGTTTTGAACAAGCGTTGTCTAGATGATATCGATGAAGATCAATGGAAGTCCCTAGTAAAATATTGGAAGTCTAGTGAAGGACAA ACCCTAAGTGAGAAGGACAAAATAAGTTGTGAAATGAAGAAGACAACACATACAGCCGGTACAAAGAGTTATGCTCGTTGGTCCAAGGACATG AGGCAAACTGATCCTGAAAAAATAGCCACATAG